Genomic DNA from Gemmatimonadaceae bacterium:
CTGCGATGACACCGCGGCGCGCCGCCCCACTCCGCCTCGGCATCCTTGGCGCGGCGCGCATCGCACGCGGCTTCGTGGCCGGCGTGGCGGGCTCGCCGGCCGTAGCGGTGACGGCCATCGCGAGCCGCGAGGTGGCGCGGGCGCGTGCCTTCGTGCGCGACACCGGCACGGCGCTCGTGGTGCACGCGTCGTATGACGCGCTGCTGGCCGACGACGACGTGGACGCCGTGTACGTGCCGCTGCCGAACGGGCTGCACGGCGCGTGGTCGATCCGGGCGATGGAGGCGGGGAAGCACGTGCTGTGCGAGAAGCCGCTCGCTGCCACCGTGACCGAGGCGATGGCGATGTACGACACCGCCCGCGCGTGCGGGGTGCGGCTGGTCGAGGCATACCCGTACCGCTCGCAGCCGCAGACGCTGCGGTTGCAGGAGCTGCTGGCGGAGGGGGCGATCGGCAGGGTGCAGCTCGTGCAGGCCAGCTTCGGGTTCCCGCTCGTGGACCGCACCGACATCCGCTTCGATGCGGAGCTAGCCGGTGGTGCGCTGATGGA
This window encodes:
- a CDS encoding Gfo/Idh/MocA family oxidoreductase, producing the protein MTPRRAAPLRLGILGAARIARGFVAGVAGSPAVAVTAIASREVARARAFVRDTGTALVVHASYDALLADDDVDAVYVPLPNGLHGAWSIRAMEAGKHVLCEKPLAATVTEAMAMYDTARACGVRLVEAYPYRSQPQTLRLQELLAEGAIGRVQLVQASFGFPLVDRTDIRFDAELAGGALMDLGSYPLSLIRMISGAAPVAMQALGHWDALDVDRAAIVSLQFADGMLAQAACSFETAVHRQALIAGDAGSIETTFANHSDLGPPPVIRIRRGTGRRDAWEEIEVARMNGFRAEAEAFAGYVRGAEWNGISEAESLDVAAMLDGLRALVATERGGT